From Choloepus didactylus isolate mChoDid1 chromosome 19, mChoDid1.pri, whole genome shotgun sequence, one genomic window encodes:
- the PROKR2 gene encoding prokineticin receptor 2, with product MAAQNGNSSSVPNFNPSHSHVSSPPFNFTYGDYDLPLDEDEDMTKTQTFFAAKIVIGVALAGIMLICGVGNFVFIVALARYKKLRNLTNLLIANLAISDFLVAIVCCPFEMDYYVVRQLSWEHGHVLCASVNYLRTVSLYVSTNALLAIAIDRYLAIVHPLKPRMNYQTASFLIALVWMVSLLIAIPSAYFATETVLFIVKSQEKIFCGQIWPVDQQLYYKSYFLFIFGIEFVGPVVTMTLCYARISRELWFKAVPGFQTEQIRKRLRCRRKTVLVLMCVLTAYVLCWAPFYGFTLVRDFFPTLVVKEKHYLTAFYVVECIAMSNSMINTVCFVAVKNNTIKYFKKVMLLRWRPAHHGSKSSADLDLQTSGVPATEEVDCIRLK from the exons ATGGCAGCCCAGAATGGGAACTCTAGTTCTGTACCCAACTTCAACCCATCCCATAGCCATGTCTCCTCCCCCCCCTTCAACTTCACTTATGGAGATTATGACCTCCCTCTGGATGAGGATGAAGACATGACCAAGACCCAGACCTTCTTCGCAGCCAAGATTGTCATCGGTGTGGCACTGGCAGGCATCATGCTCATCTGCGGTGTCGGCAACTTTGTGTTCATTGTTGCCCTTGCCCGCTACAAGAAGCTGCGCAACCTCACCAACCTGCTCATCGCTAACCTGGCCATCTCGGACTTCCTGGTGGCCATTGTCTGCTGCCCCTTTGAGATGGATTACTACGTGGTACGTCAACTCTCCTGGGAGCATGGCCATGTGCTCTGTGCTTCTGTCAACTACCTGCGCACTGTCTCGCTGTATGTCTCCACCAATGCCCTGCTGGCCATCGCTATTGACAG ATATCTGGCTATCGTTCACCCCTTGAAACCACGGATGAATTACCAAACGGCCTCCTTCCTGATCGCTTTGGTCTGGATGGTGTCCCTCCTCATCGCCATCCCATCGGCCTACTTCGCCACAGAAACCGTCCTCTTCATCGTCAAAAGCCAGGAAAAGATCTTCTGCGGCCAGATCTGGCCCGTGGACCAGCAGCTCTACTACAAGTCCTACTTCCTCTTCATCTTTGGCATCGAGTTCGTGGGCCCCGTGGTCACCATGACCCTGTGCTACGCGCGGATCTCGCGGGAGCTCTGGTTCAAGGCCGTCCCCGGCTTCCAGACGGAGCAGATCCGGAAGCGGCTGCGCTGCCGCCGGAAGACGGTGCTGGTGCTCATGTGCGTCCTCACGGCCTACGTGCTGTGCTGGGCGCCCTTCTACGGCTTCACCCTCGTGCGCGACTTCTTCCCCACCCTGGTGGTGAAGGAGAAGCACTACCTCACGGCCTTCTACGTCGTCGAGTGCATCGCCATGAGCAACAGCATGATCAACACCGTGTGCTTCGTGGCGGTCAAGAACAACACCATCAAGTACTTCAAGAAGGTGATGCTGCTCCGCTGGCGCCCCGCGCACCACGGCAGCAAGTCCAGCGCCGACCTCGACCTCCAGACCAGCGGCGTGCCCGCCACGGAGGAGGTGGACTGCATCAGGCTGAAGTGA